The Pempheris klunzingeri isolate RE-2024b chromosome 16, fPemKlu1.hap1, whole genome shotgun sequence genome includes the window TGTGTCTTAGTGTGTGGCAGATCATTTggttttttcattttccccaACACAGTCTGATGTAAATCAGTAAATCACATTAActaaattatacattttgttaaatgtattattcaaaGATTAATTTATCACAGTTTGTTGTTTCACAGAATATTAACCTTAGAATGAATCGCCAGTTTTTTGTATACTTTGATAGATTAGTCTTGTGAATTATTTCTGTGCTGTTCTAAAATTCAATTTTAGAAATATGATTTTCTGGACAGTCTAATGGAGCAATTTTGGGCACTTTGTTCCATCAGCCGTCtttcaaacagcagctctctctctcctcgcaCACTCTCCATCAAACTTCGCTTCCTTTTAGGAGGCGTCCCGCTGTGCCGACGACACCCAGACATAAATACCCCCCTCTCGCCAGAGCActttccctctccctgtctgaccttctttctctcccactgtctctctccccGACTCtcccttttttgtgtttcttctccaTTCACATCTCTTTCCCACCTGCTCCTGTAAAGACTTATGCTTACCTTTTGACCCGTTtcgctctgtctctttgtgtctcacCTCCCTCTTTCTGTGTAAAACTTCTCTCTTCTGGTCCTTAACTGAGTGACTCTTCACACCCCGTTATCCTCGATCACACTTTCCTCTCGCCgcttttcattttactttaaattattcataCACCTTGCTAAACTTAATAGCACTTCAGAGCTGGAAGTTTTCGTTATTGAATGGAGGTGCAATGTGATTTTCCAGTAACAAACTAGAACAGGGACACAGAACCAAACCATGATTCTTAGTCACGATGTACAAACGTTCATGATGTAAGTTCTGGGGTCCAAACCCAGTTTTTACAGCTCACAGCCACAAAAACGTAAAGCGAAATGTCTTTCAAGCTGCATTATCTGTTTACTTAAAGGATttacaaaactaaatagacaaaAAGATTGTGATATAAGATTGTATGTGTATAAAGTGAATATACTTATTACTCTCTCACTTTTGATCAGTGAAGAGAAACTGAACAACAGGCTGAAACAAGTGTTTCTCGGCCGTCTGGTTGAACCTTCCTGGCCCGTTTCACCGCTGACCACGCCCAACAATGATGTCACAGAGTCCTGGAGTACACCtatacatcactgcagcaagatGAGACGTTAAACCAGCGGAGGTCAGTAAAGATACGATTTTCAGGGGGCGATAAGTTACATTCACCCTGCTTGGGTCAGTGTAGCGCCCacacaatgataataataataatgatgataataaccaAACAGCAATGGCTTGATTTAGTCTGTTTCGCGCTATTCTTTTATCGCTGTTGGGTTAATTAACTAACTAAAATATTGTtcttttaactgtgttttactttctttcACAGATTTATGGTATTTAAACTTCACAGACTCACATTATTAACAGTTAATAACAGATAAATGTGTAAGTTTAAAACGCAGCTAAAATACATTATAACAGTTTGCTGCTGTATCAAATTAATATTTGGGTAAATAAGCGTAACagtaacataaaacataaaacataacatTAACACTGGGCCAAAACAACCCCTTGCCTGGGGTGGTTTTCTTCCCTGGGGTACTGGGTTTAGTCAACTCATTACTGTGTTGGAGCCATATTGATCCAAATTGGGCAAATGATCAGTTCGGATCACAGATTAAGTTGAATTAATCTGATCCATGAACAACGACCAGAGAAGGATGCTCTGATGCTGTAGGGACTGCTGAAGGATTCAGGATTGCAAAATGTATTCAGACTGCAGAACAACATGTAAAgaacaacacagacagattttGACAGGCAAGAAAAATGAGACGTCATTAAGCAAAGCTGTTTTAAATTCACAAAGCTTCAAGAGCAAGATGTCCTTCTGAGTGCGTGTCTTTGGTTTGTAAAAACTTTACGTTATCTTTAAGCTGCATCTCTCTTTTGCAAAAAAGAACGTAATAGGAAGCAtgcataaaatagaaatgtttcatGATCGGGGTTTTAACACCGGATTTAAGCAACGTCTGACAGGCTTGGACTGCAGGATTCTAACCCTCTCAAATCTGAATGATATTTAGAGGCAAAAGTCTACAGTATTTCATGAGAGAAAGGATTTGAGggagaaaaatacaatttcattttgtggtgtgtgtttttttttttttttatatattttcttgaTCATCTTGCGAACCCACAGGGAGCCCCAGAAACCACTGatctaaataattttattaaaaagttcAACTTCACACTTTTGTTAGTTTCCCCAGCAGTTTTAATGGTTGATAAGAAGTAAATCAGTACAAATGGGAGGGAATACATTTTTTAGTTCTACAGAGGGCCATAATAGAGAGAGCCACATATTTAAATCAGTTAAATTATCTAAATCAAgcttttactgctttttttggtctgatctgatAAACGATGCCTGGACTAGTTGATGCCTATTTGTTTAGGGTGAAGCATCCTCTGAGCAGCActaaacattttctttgaaaatgcaCAGTTATGTCAAGTGATAATATTGTATGAGTGATGCTGACCGGTAGATTTTCAATAAAAGGTCATCGGCCTGACGAACTGGTTCATTATTCTGCTGCACCTAGCTATTCTGTAAATACAGACTTAGCTTATCATTTACCTTTAAGGCTCCAACAGGAAGCAATTTTCAGCATGATTCATAGATACCACTGGCAGGGGCTCAAGCTTTTTTTTGCACCTTAAGGCGCCAAACATCTTACTCTGCCCACCACACATCTCTGGATCTCAGCAGGAGGCTCAGATTGCTGACCGTCACAGCCTAGTGATTACCTCGGCAACATTTTTCAGAAATTGTCAGAAATCTCCCTGTGATTCACAAAATATTTTCCTTCCTCCATTACCCATGACTTCCAAAGTTGTGTAGTTACTACCCACGGCGTGACTGTGGCCACGAGCTCGGTTTGCACCCATTGTTGGTGCATCTGGGACACACAGACCAACGGATTTGCTTTTGTAGATCACAACAACACATTACAAAAAGGGTATTACAAATGTAATGTCCATAAATAGAGAAAGTAGATTCAGTCTAACCGTAGCCCTGAGTCATAAACATTCTGTTTACATTGTACGTTCAATGCAGCATATATGCAAAAAGCCAACTGAATTGATGTAGATTGGCTCCTTCTTTGTCGTGGTTGTGTTGTACTGCCCTCCACAGTCCAAAGCGTATAAAAAGTGGCGTGTCACCACGGAAGTCGAGACATTTTTATGTGCTCCGTCTTTGATGTCAGACTGGATTTGAAGGGGAAACTTAATTTTTGCATTAAACTGTTGTGTGAACGGATTATATTTGGCCTCACTTTGATTATTGGTGTCTAGAAGCAGCCAAAGGCAACTGGACATATTGGAAAACATGAAACTTTTGATTTCTCTTTAATAAGACATTAACCTTTCAGCAACCACCACCCTTTTGGGTTTGGCCTGCctaaattgaaataaattgaCTATTTTTGCCCTTGTGTAACAAAGATTTCAGAGACTTATCACATTAAAGGGCCGCAAGTCTGTTTTCACAATAAGGAGACACTATATTAATACTTTTCTGTACCCAAATTAGTTTACAGCTGGTCATTAGTTTTGAAAatgaccacaacaacaaatagtAAAGAATCTAATCTGCTGATATATTTAATACATGGTGCATTAAAGTTGAGAATGATGTAATACAAAAAGGTTAACAGTGTGCAGCATCTAACATGGTCAAACCACACCATGTTATACctacacacaacaacacaaaaagggCATCAGTTTGCTccaaactgtaaaactgttgcAAATTGCAACACTGATATCCCGACCCTGATGAAATTAATTCGGTACAGCATCACCTTTTACGCTCTTaacagcctcctccagcttgAAGCGCGTTGAAAGTATTACCCCGCTTATTGTCCCACTTGCAGCACCCCAGCATCTGCGTGTTCTCACATTTCTGGAGGTGCTACTGCTTAAACAGCTGTGAGAGCTGAATTAATTTGATGTCAGCTAAATGCCTATAATGTTTACAGTAACTACACCTGAAACTATTTAGTCAACTGGAAGAAAATTACAAAGCAACAATCCTGTTTTTAACGTATTAAAATTCACTTCACTGaaaatctttgggttttggtctGCTGGTCACTCATGATTTATAGGTCAAATGATTAAGTGAGAAAAGAATcagatgaatgaatgtattCTTTTATCTATGGAGGCATGTTTATATTGTAAATGGTGTCATTTGTTTCACCGTTAGCTGTTTCATAATTTCAATGTGCATGTGTCTAAGGTCTTTGCTTCTTACTAAGCTGTTGCAGCTTAAGTCAGTTCACAGATAAGTTGCAGGGCTAAAAGTAATTACACGGGGTCTTGACAACTTTTTATAATAGTCATCTTAGGGAAGAAAATTCCTGGAGACGAATTCTGTTCAAAACTGATCCAACAAATCTTATCTTCGAAATTGTCCAACCTCACTGTGCTTTTGTTATCGTCTGTTCGCTAATGCCTCGCTACAGCGATAATCCACTGATCGTTTACACCGAGTATAACttttaaatgtgcagcagaTGCTGTGCCTGCCTCTCCCTTTATGCACGTACACCATCATTCATAACGACTTCCCCATTCTGtgaaacattttgtacattaagCTCAGACACATTTACTAGTACGAGACCCATATTACACAGGAAATGGGAGACACTGGAACTGTTAGATTGGCAACagataagaaaaacaagagtCCGGTCACAGTGCCAGACAACAGATGCAGCATCACTGTGCCGCTGGAAGAACACCAACCGTGTACCATAATATCACACATTCATGAGAAGTGCAGCCTGGCATACATCCCGACACATTTTGTCAGATCACAGCTTTGTCCCACCAGGGATCGTCACATTATATGACGACAGGTAAGGTGATGTGCCTCCACACCTGATTATCTTACACATGGCAATTTTACAGCACTGATTTGGCTCACACCTCCAGTAACATGTGTATTGAGTTTTACTGAAACTGAATAATTGGCTGTTATTTGAGGTCATATGGGAAACTAAGTACGCAGATAACACTTCAGCTTTTCAGTGGTCTCATTTTCTATGAATGGCAGCTTTAATGAATGGTAACAATTGGGTCTGGTCTTACTAAGAAATGATACGTACGGAAGCATCAATGACTGAAGGTTACACCTAATTCTATTTGATGAGGACTGCATtgttaaaagacattttgaagTATTGTTGCAACAGACCTGACTGAATTTCCTGTGCCCACGTAAGAGTAGCAAGTTCAATTATGATGCATGTGCAGCGACCAAAGGCCTCAAAGCACGTGCTATGTGACGCCCTTTAATCTGCACAGCAGGGGCAGGTCAATTAATTTGATTATCCAACACTTTGTCCAGCATGGGCGCATCACGCAGTGCAGTCTATGAAtcagacttttgttttgttaatgtgaCCTGCTTGCTTTTGAAAATAGGCCGTTATAAAGGACACGTGGCAGTAAAGGGTGATTACAAAGtgaaagtcacattttttcctgctgttttctgtcaagTTTGACTGAGACAGGAAACTGTAGGTAGCCAAAAGAATTTCATGCTGCCATCTTGTAGATTTGAATCAACCACTACATGATGGGATAAAAACGTATTTTCTGTTGTAATTTTTTCCAGCAGCGGCTGCTCAGATGCATGTCAAAATTGGCAAAAGCGGAGAAGTAAATTTTTCCGTTTTGATGAAGCTGCATAATGGTGCAATGCAAAATCGGGCATTATCAATTCCACAGTCCATCTGTAGTAATCCAATATTCTGGTGCAATTTTCAAGGTAACTAAACAAGGTCAaatctcactctcacacacacacacactaaagggAACActgatttcagttttgtcaAAGACTTACATGAATCATAACTTTGCATAGTTTATTTGGAATGGTAGAGCAGTTCTATAGCCACATTTAATTGTAAAAACTGATTGTTTTGCTCAGTTTAAGACAATACTTACAAAATGCACATATTCATAGAACTATTCAAGGCAAGATTTGAGCCTCaatgacagcagagcagctcagtATGTGGTGGGAAAGGTGCAAGTATTCAGAGAGAGTTTGTCAATGAAAACAAGAGCCTTAATGTAATATTCTAAGACCAAAACCTGGAATAAATGCTATTGGATTTCCAAGACCTCAGTGATTTATTCTATTAGAGGATTTTAGGGTAGTATCTGCCATTAAAGCTGCCAACTACATGCATTTTCAAGCATCAAGTGGCTCTGTAGAGTACGCAGTAGTTGTAAACCTTGAATACTTAAAGTCCACACTAATAGATTTAAAAAGGTTACATTTATTTCAGAAAGGGCAACACATTCATAAATACTGAGCAGCTCACTGGTACAATAAGATCCATCAAAAAGATTTGAGGTCAAGTACGCCAAAGCTAATAAAATACGCTCCTatggaaatgggaaaaaaagtgGTTCCAAGGTGACGCTTTAATGCAGCTTTCCATGCACATGACAAATTGTTAAATGTCGTTTTACAGTGTCATTTAAACCAAGCAGCAACATGTGATTTAAAACTGCAATTTGATGTTTCAGAGTCAAACTAAATTTAGGATACAGATATTCTATCTGGCCTGTGTTCTGATCCGAGCTTTACCCAGAATACACACCGTTagaattaaatcaaatgtttgaaCAAGTTTCACTTCCCGTATCTTCTAACAGTTGTTGTAAGAGGCTGGAAGATCCAAGCAGGTTCAGCAAGTTGGACAGATGGGTTAAGTCAAAAAGACGGTGTGAGCTGATTTGAAGGTTTCTGGCAGGCAGCGCGTCGCTGTTAACACATGAAGAAATCTTTTCCCCAAGAGACGggagatgatttttttttttttaccttcaacAGTCAATTCCACAACCACTGTTCATAAGTGTGATAGTCCTTCTCCAGGTCCAACGTGATCAACCTAAATCAGTCACCTACCACACAAGAGCTTGGTAATCTGACAGCCTCATCCTATATTGATGAGCACGTCTGTGGCACATTCAGTAGGACTGATCTTCCAAAAGGACCCAGAGAGTCTCTCCCTTATGACTTCTGGCTGGGAAGAGGGCGCCGGAACAGCAAGATGTGCGGCTCTGGAGGAAATAAGGCGCACAATAtaaaaactgatgatgatgatactaaaCGGTTGTGATGCCTCAACACGGCTCTTCTGACTCAACAGGTTTGAGCCGAGTTTGACAGTCACAGTCCATATGCTCGAGGTCACCAAATCTATTGAAACATTTACCACTAAATATGTACCAAAAGGTTCAACTTTACCCATTTAAACAGACTTTGTACTATCATTCTGCCTGAATGACATCAAGGTGGGGCAGGTCCTTTAGGACCTTACTGACAATTATACTTGCCAAAACAAAAAGGGGCCAACAACACAAGAAAAGGGGCTTTGGACTTTCAGTCAAATAAGGGCTGCAATGGATGAGCTCAGTTACATGCAAATTGGCAAGATCAGCTTTCAGCTTTGTGTCATGCGCCTGGTTAGTTTCAGCTTGTGATCATTTCCTTTCTAAATGCAGAATTAGCACATGACACATTGCATTGACAATCTGAATCCTGACTGTTGTTCAGAGTTTGCGCGCCCTGCAGTCAAACAATTTCTCAACTATAGTAAACAAAGGGAAAGGCAGAAGCCGTTTCATAAATGACTCATTGATATGGCTATGCACTTATTGAACTTCAACATTGGTATGTAGATTATAATCCCAATTTCACACTTGATCATAATGCATGTTGTGATTGATTATAGCATTGTAGTTTTGCTAAATCTATTAGAGAGTTTTGTCCAACATGAATTTTAGATTCAGTGGGTCCATCAAGTCTGTCTGTTAGTGCCAGTGACCttcaaatcaaattatttaacgaaaaaataaattactcaAGATCATCTTGTCTACCAATGACAAggagtgaaaacacatttatgtcaTCTGGGACAATATTTCAGACTTCCTTGTTTACTATTGGAATATGGTTAAATCATGTGTTTGAGACATTAGTCCTTGATAAGACAAGATACCTGGCTGGTGAATCATGTAATGCACCCATCCTTGGCTCTGCTGGACCCCCAGGTTCCTCCACTCGGTCTCCGACATCAAATGGGTCTTAGGTACACGTTTTGCAATTTCTTTGGGTAGCATTACATGCCTGCAGACAGTGAGGGGGTGTTACCAAAAAGGAATGCACCAGGTGAAAATGATTCTAACTTATCTTGTTAAATAAGTGACAGTTCATTAAAGACCAACAGTGACATGCTAACAGTTATCTTGTGTGGTTTGTAAACGTGAGCAATACACACCTGTACTCGTATTTATCATCGTCGTATTTATCAGAGTAGTAGATCTGTTTGTGAGACATAACGGAAACCTGGGGGAAAGGGTTTGTTAACGTTAGTTAACACTTGGAATCAGAAATAAAGCAAATGTAGGGACATAGTGTTAAAAAGGTTTCAGCGGCCAACGCGGCAGCAACTTTTAGTTAGCATAGTGTGGCTAACACTTAAGCTAACGTCGCTCAAGTTAGCTTTGAAGCAGCGTTGCCTCTGACAACTTACGTTTATGTAACGTTAAACGCCAAACTacgtgtttctgttattgtgcgACGCAATCAGTGAGGTTTCAAAGTTACCTTCTATGATTGCCAAATAATCCTGATGATGGGAAAAGGtaaattatttcagttttccaCGTCCGACCGTAGCGAGATGTTCGCCCCTCTTTGTTTCCCTCTCGAATGTTTGCGAGCCCGCTTTACACCGTTCAAATAGACCTCGTCTCATCCTATTGGTCAATTGATCCGCGGAGCTCTCTTCTCATTGGTCAGTTTTGTCTGTCGCAGGAAAATGTCGTAGTAGTTACTGGGCCTTCTAATTGGTCGACAAAAAGACCTATACACATAACTTTCAGGAACCTAATCCAAACATGACatactttttaatgttattgcgTAACTGGTGACCCAAATGCTTTCACTGTATTATCATGTATGGAGTTCAAGTGCCTTTGGTGAATTATGACAATTGCTGTTTAAAGCCTCAAAGTTAGTTCTAACTCTGTCTTAATATATCCATGTTTTTCACAGCTTTATGCATCAGtcaaagaggcagagagggtgACATGATGACATGGGCTTTATAATAATGACCCCCATTTCACTTTGTCTTGAGTAAGCTGTTTTTAATTATCTATTGATGACATTTCTTAAATCAACCCCTTCAAAAATCCCTACACTGTGAATCTAATTTAAGTCACCCTAAAATGCTGGTGACCTCAGGATGATA containing:
- the cks1b gene encoding cyclin-dependent kinases regulatory subunit 1, which translates into the protein MSHKQIYYSDKYDDDKYEYRHVMLPKEIAKRVPKTHLMSETEWRNLGVQQSQGWVHYMIHQPEPHILLFRRPLPSQKS